Proteins from a genomic interval of Bradyrhizobium sp. CCBAU 53340:
- a CDS encoding alpha/beta hydrolase, whose product MPEVIFTGPAGRLEGRYHPAKQKNAPIAMILHPHPQFHGTMNHQIVYQCYYAFAHRGFSVLRFNFRGVGRSQGSFDHGTGELSDAAAALDWAQTINPEARACWVAGFSFGAWIGMQLLMRRPEVEGFISIAPPANLYDFSFLAPCPSSGLIVHGEKDAVVPPKDVNTLVEKLKTQKGIVIDQQVIPGANHFFDAKLEPLMETITAYLDMRLANVR is encoded by the coding sequence CCCGGCCAAGCAGAAGAACGCGCCGATCGCGATGATCCTGCACCCGCATCCGCAGTTTCACGGCACGATGAACCATCAGATCGTGTACCAGTGCTACTACGCCTTCGCGCATCGCGGCTTCTCGGTGCTGCGCTTCAACTTCCGCGGCGTCGGCCGCAGCCAGGGCTCGTTCGACCACGGCACCGGCGAGTTGTCGGATGCGGCGGCAGCGCTCGACTGGGCGCAGACGATCAACCCCGAGGCACGCGCCTGCTGGGTCGCCGGCTTCTCCTTCGGCGCCTGGATCGGCATGCAGCTCCTGATGCGCCGCCCCGAGGTCGAGGGCTTCATCTCGATCGCGCCGCCGGCCAATCTCTATGACTTCTCGTTCCTTGCGCCCTGCCCGTCCTCGGGACTGATCGTGCATGGCGAGAAGGATGCCGTGGTGCCGCCGAAGGACGTCAACACGCTGGTCGAGAAGCTGAAGACGCAGAAGGGCATCGTGATCGACCAGCAAGTCATCCCCGGCGCCAACCACTTCTTCGACGCCAAGCTCGAGCCGCTGATGGAAACCATCACGGCCTATCTCGACATGCGCCTCGCCAACGTGCGGTAA
- a CDS encoding DUF1697 domain-containing protein translates to MPAFVALLRAVNVGGTGKLPMTELKAMCEELGLGAVRTYIASGNVVFTSRKSESAVKAALEKRLHAYAGAPVGVLVRSAAEMAAILAANPFPKMAPNRTVAIFLDKAPPADTLAGIRGQKNEEVKLGRREIYVHYGDGMGTSKLAIPAAKVGTARNMNTIATLARMAAEL, encoded by the coding sequence ATGCCCGCGTTCGTAGCCCTGCTGCGTGCGGTCAATGTCGGAGGCACCGGCAAGCTGCCGATGACCGAGCTCAAGGCGATGTGCGAAGAGCTCGGCCTCGGTGCCGTGCGCACCTACATCGCCAGCGGCAATGTGGTCTTCACCAGCCGCAAATCGGAATCCGCAGTCAAGGCTGCCCTAGAAAAACGGCTGCACGCTTACGCCGGCGCGCCAGTCGGTGTGCTGGTGCGCAGCGCGGCCGAGATGGCGGCGATTCTGGCCGCCAATCCATTTCCCAAAATGGCGCCCAACCGCACGGTCGCGATCTTCCTCGACAAGGCGCCGCCCGCGGACACGCTCGCCGGAATTCGCGGCCAGAAGAATGAAGAGGTCAAGCTCGGCCGCCGTGAGATCTACGTGCATTACGGCGACGGCATGGGAACGTCGAAACTCGCGATCCCCGCCGCCAAGGTCGGCACCGCCCGCAACATGAACACCATCGCCACCCTGGCAAGGATGGCCGCGGAACTCTAG